Within the Debaryomyces hansenii CBS767 chromosome E complete sequence genome, the region AAACAGCAGTGGTAGTGTAGATAAAGCAAACGAGCGAGTTGCACACGTAGATAGTGCGAGTGAGCGAAGTGAGAATGAGCGCAGTAAGCAGAGTGAGCAGAGCAAGCAGAGTGAGAGtatatatacaataaatGAGTGGGCTTGCGTTGAAATTCACGTCGTTGTTGATCAGGACGGTGGCCAAGCCAATATCTAACTCTATCAAGGCCCAGGCAAAGGAACACGAGAACTTCCGTCGCAAGTGTATATGGTTTGCCCAGATGATGCACCATACCgatttgaagatgagaaTGAACCTAGTGGGGGAAAAGAAGATCAAGATTCGCCCGTTGAACGACAACAAGGCCATCGAGAAGGGGGCCAATTTTTTGAGTGAAATGTTTGTGTTTTCGGTGGCGGGATCGTTGATTCTTTTTGAGTCGTTCCGGAGCAGAAAGAAGACGAATCTTGAGAAATCCAACGTCCAGGACGACATTACGTTTCTCCAAGACGAGATCGTGGCCCTCCAGCACGAATTGGAAGAAATGAAGACGAAGCTTGTCGAACGACCCACCAACGGGCCCGCCAACAAAGCCGCAGATGCGTCTGCTAAATAGCATTTGTACATAGAAATAGAAAACATTGGCATACGCAATTGGACGTGAACGGGCCCATATTAGGTTTCTACTGGGTCCCCATTTGGGTATTGGTGTAGATTAACTCCGTTTTCGTTCTTGGTATGGGGTCGCCCCACTTACGAGGTCGTCTATGCATTGGTGTCGGTGCTAACATCCTTACAGCGCAGTACTTACGAtacaatatattaatagtaTACAAATATTGATTGAGGTGTCCTTCTAGCGAAGAAAACTCAAagtaatataatacaaaaacTAACGAAATAAAAAGCACCCTGCGAATTCGGGCCGCTTAGTGGCAACTTCACATTTAtttttgcttcttcttttcaacCTTCAATAACAAGGCTTTGTTGATATGTGGCAATACACCCCCGAACGCAATGGTGGCCTTGATCAAGttatccaattcttcatctccTCTGATGGCCAATTGCAAGTGTCTTGGGGTGATTCTCTTTACCTTCAAGTCCTTGGCCGCGTTACCAGCCAATTCCAACACTTCAGCGGTCAAATATTCCAACACGGCCGTTAAGTAGATGGCGGACTTAGATCCAACTCTGATTTTGTTT harbors:
- a CDS encoding DEHA2E05720p (highly similar to uniprot|Q12692 Saccharomyces cerevisiae YOL012C HTZ1 Histone variant H2AZ exchanged for histone H2A in nucleosomes by the SWR1 complex); protein product: MSGKGKVHGGKGKSSETAKSTTSHSARAGLQFPVGRIKRYLKRTAQNKIRVGSKSAIYLTAVLEYLTAEVLELAGNAAKDLKVKRITPRHLQLAIRGDEELDNLIKATIAFGGVLPHINKALLLKVEKKKQK
- a CDS encoding DEHA2E05698p (similar to uniprot|Q9P7W0 Schizosaccharomyces pombe SPBC1703 Putative OPA3-like protein C1703.11), with the translated sequence MSGLALKFTSLLIRTVAKPISNSIKAQAKEHENFRRKCIWFAQMMHHTDLKMRMNLVGEKKIKIRPLNDNKAIEKGANFLSEMFVFSVAGSLILFESFRSRKKTNLEKSNVQDDITFLQDEIVALQHELEEMKTKLVERPTNGPANKAADASAK